GACATGTCTGGTACCGGTTACTTTTTTGCAAAGAGACTTTCAAAAGAACTCGATGTTCCTGTTGGAATTATCAATGCGAGTCAGGGCGGTTCACCTATTGCTTCATGGCTTAGTATGCAGGCCCTTGAAGAGATGGGTGATAAGAAAGATTATCTGAAGCAGGTTGTTGAATATCTTGCCGATGGCCGTGCTGCAGCAAAACAAAAGGAACTGGCAGAAAATCAGGAAGAGTGGGGTAAGGAACTTTATGGTTCTGCTGCTAAACCTGATTTTAGTGATGGAAGCTGGATTTCTTCAGATGAAGGCTGGACTGAGGTTAAACTTCCTGGAAACTTTACTGTAGAAAAAGCCGGCTTCTACTGGTTTAAGAAGATTGTAGAACTCACTGCAGAGCAGGTAGAGCATTTTAATACATATAAAACCTGGCTCTGGATGGGAACAATTGTTGATGCTGATACTGCCTGGGTGAACGGAGTTGAGGTTGGATCTACTCCTTATCGTTATCCACCGAGACGTTATGCAGTTCCAGCTGGAACTTTACATGAAGGTAAAAATCTGATTGCAATTCGTGTTCAGAAAAACAGTGCAAATGGTCCATTAAGATTCTTTGAAGAAAAGCCTTATTATCTTTTTACAGAGAATACTTTTGTAGCTCCTTGTGTATGCCGTAATTTTGAAGCACGCTATGAATCGCTTTATCCTCTTGATGGAGAGCGTATTGATTTGACAGGCGACTGGAAGATGAAAACTGATGTCCAGGTTCGCGATATGCCTGGTCAGATGTTCTTTGAATGGCTTCCGACAGCTCTTTATAATTCTATGCTTGCTCCATGTTTTAAGCATGCAATTGCAGGTGCATTGTGGTATCAGGGTGAATCTGATGCTACGCATCCGGCAGAGTACAAGAACATGCTTATCAAGCTGATTGACTTGTGGCGTCATAAATTTGTATATGGCTCTAAAGATTTGCCGTTTGTTATTGTCCAGCTTCCAAACTGGAGTGACGGCTGGAATGAGGACATTGCAAGTAAAGATGGCGGCTGGGCAAATATCCGTCAGGTACAGTCTGATGTAGCAGAAATTGCAGGACATACAGGTCTTGCTGTAACAATAGATGCAGGTGAATGGAACGATCTTCATCCGGAAAAGAAAAAGACTACCGGTTACCGTGCAGCAAAGGAAGCTTTGCGTGTTGCTTACGGAAAGAACTTTATTTCACCTTCTCCAAAGGCAGAGTTCTGTGAGTTTAAGAAGGGCCGTTATGTAGTCCGTTTCGACTGTGGAAACTCTTCTCTGGTTGCCTGTAAGACAGATGGAAAAGCTGCTGATTTGAACAGTGAAAATAAAGATAAGAAGGTTTATGGTTTCAGTCTTTTGTGCAGTAAAAAAGGTGTTGAATCTGTGATTGAAACTGATGCTGAACTTATTGATGATAAAACTGTTGCAGTTGAGGTTCCACGCGGTGTAGGTGATGTTCTTGAACTTCGTTACCTCTGGGCAGACAGCCCGGCACCTGTGAATCTGTATTCACGAAATCAGCTGCCTGCAGCGCCGTTTAAGATTAAGCAGAATTAATAAAAAGCCGGCTCATACAAATGAGTCGGCTCGCATAGTCTCGCCTCTGAGGCGTTCTTTCGATGAACCTAAAACGACCCGCTGTCGCAGCTCGTTTTTTAACGGTTCTTCGATTTTAGCCTTATTCTCTTCCATTCCAGCAGTAAGTACACAACTTCTCATGAGGAAGGCCGGTGCTATCCAGCATGTCGTCCAGACGGTGGAATCTCAAAGTAGTAAAGTGTAACTGCTTTCTGATTTCTTCTACCATCTTTGCGTATTCTGGAGTATCAGGATCGCAGTACTTCTGCAAAGTTTCTTCGCTTACGTTGTCGCCTTCGAACTGTTTGATAACACGGCGTGTAATCAAATCCATCTCGCTCTTTGAACGGCTGAAGTTCAAATATTTACAGCCGTAAACAAGTGGTGGACATGCAGGGCGGATATGTACTTCTTTTGCACCGCTCTTGTAAAGGTAGTCTGTTGTTTCGCGAAGCTGAGTTCCACGTACAATCGAATCATCAATCAAAAGAATCTTTTTACCTTCAATCAGCTGCTGAATAGGAATAAGCTTCATATGAGCAACCTGATTTCTGATTTCCTGATTTGTAGGCATGAAAGAACGTGACCAGGTTGGAGTGTACTTGATAAACGGACGGGTGAATGGAATGCCGCTTTCGTTAGCATAACCAACAGCGTGTGCAGTTCCACTGTCAGGAACTCCGGCAACTGCGTCCGGATGAACATTGTCCTTGTCACGGCGTGCAAGGTAGCGTCCACAGTTGTAACGCATTGCTTCTACGTTTACGCCTTCATAGCAGGCAGTAGGGTAGCCGTAGTAAATCCAAAGGAATGTACAGATTTTCATTTCCTTACCAGGCTGCTGGAGAATCTCCATTTTATCTGCTGTAAAGAATACGATTTCTGCAGGACCGAGCTCATGATAATCCTTGTAACCAAGGTTCATGTAAGCGTAGTTTTCAAAACTTGCACAGTAAGCGCCGTCTTTGTGTCCAATTTCAATTGGAGTGCGGCCAAGCTTGTCGCGTGCAGCATAGATTCCATCCTGTGTCAAAATCAGCATAGAGATAGAACCCTTTATCTTTTCCTGAACGAATTTAATTCCTTCAACAATTGTATCTTTGTGATTTAAGAGAGCAACGATGAGCTCGGTCTGATTGATTTCACCACCGCTCATTTCGAGGAAGTGTGTGTAACCTGAGTTGAGTACTTCTGCAACAAGTTCGTCTTTGTTTGTTACGATCCCAACTGTTGTGATTGCAAAGTTTCCAAGGTGTGAGTGAACAAGAAGTGGCTGAGGTTCAAAGTCCGAAATACAGCCGATTCCAATTTTTCCGTGAAGGTCATCAATGTCGTTTTCAAACTTAGTACGGAACGGCGAATTCTGAATATTATGAATTGAGCGCGAAAAGTGGCCGTCGGGATTTACAACCGCAATACCTCCGCGTCGTGTGCCAAGGTGGGAGTGATAGTCTACTCCGAAAAACAAATCCAACGAACAGTCTTCTTTTGAAGCAACGCCAAAAAATCCGCCCATTTCAAACTTCCTATAAATAAATATGCGGACATTATATTGATTTTGATAGATTTTTGCAAACGCCTGGTATTAAGCGTCTATCTGGAAAAGAGCACCGGCCATAGGTTTAGCACCTGCGAGAGCAAAAGACTGCTGTGCAACTGTCTGTTGAAGCTGCTTCTGGTACTGTTCAATAAGCACCTGAGCCTGGTCGTCACTGATGTCTGTAATAGATTCCTTAGGCTGATTTTTGATTGCTGAAATGCGGTCTATAAGTGAGTTTAAGATTCTGATTTTGCTGATTGAAACACCCTGCTGTCCGTTACCTGCTGCAACACCAGAAACATGATCGAAGTGAGAGTAGAGAAGTGCCGAACGGCTTACTGGAACATAAAGCTTACCGGCTGCACCACCAATGGCACCGCTGTAAGAGTACGCGTTACTGAAATTTCCGATTGCACTTGTCATTTTTTTTACTCCTGCCCCTCTCTATACAATTGTCGGAACTGGAGTAAAAAAGATTAGATTTTTTTATGCCCAGATAGCCCAGAGCAGTGCCGCAGCTGCAGCTGTTGTGAGCACTGTAAATGGAGCACTGATTTTTAAGAAGCCAGGGAATGTAATTGGATGTCCTTCTTTTTTGAGGATTCCCATTGCAACAACGTTTGCCGATGCTCCGAATGGTGTGAGGTTTCCTCCGAGACATGAACCAATCAAAAGTGCGAACATAAAGAGTTCTTTCTGAATTCCCATTGCCTGTGCAAGGTTTCCAGCAACCGGAAGCATAACAATGATATAAGGAACGTTATCAACGAAGCCGGAAATCAAGATACTGAACAAAAGAATCAAAAGGAAGCCGAGGAACTTACTGCCACCTGTAACGTGTGCGAGCCAAAGTGCAAAGTCTCCGAGAAGTCCTGTTTCGCTGATGGCACCGACAACTACGAAAATGCCGATAAGGAACGCAATAGTTTCCCAGTCCAGTTCTTTTACAAGCTGCCATACTTCGCTGTAAGTTTTCTTCTGATTCAGGTGATACCATACAAGACCAATCATTCCAAGACCAAGTACGAGACAGCCTGAACTGTAACCGAGCTCGCTGCTCAGGAATGAAATTACTGCAAGTCCTGCAATCATAATCAAAAGAAGCCAGAGTGGTACATAAGAAATTACATCTTCTTTATCAACTGTGGCCTTTTCCTTTGCCTTGCTGAAAAAGCAGTAAAAGAAAATACAGCCGACAAGAAGTCCTGCCTGAATAAAGAAGAAAATAGAAATCTTTCCCTGAGATACAAAGAAGTCGTTGAAAGTGTAGTGTGCATAACTTGCAAAAATCATGCTTGGAGGATCACCAACGAGTGTGGCTGTTCCTTCGAGGTTTGACATAAGTGCCAGTCCAATCATAAATGGAACCGGATTCAACTTGAGTTTTCTTGAAAGTGCAAGGGCAATTGGTGCCATTACGAGAACAGTCGCTACATTTTCAACGAAGATTGAAATTATACCGGTCATTGCGAGAATTAAAACTACGGCAATTCCGGTGCTTGGAGAGATGGTAACCAGCGCGTCCGCGATACGTGCCGGGACACGCGAGTAGATAAAAAGCGCGGCAATAATCATACTGCCTACATAAATCATAAGAATATTCCAGTTAATCAGTTCAAGAAAGATATGCTGAAACAGTTCTGCAGGACCAGCCAGCTGACTGAATACGTTTCCGCCGATTGCGCCACCCTGACACAAAAAGCCGAGAACAACTACAGCAAGGGCTGCAACCGAAGTCATCCACACTTTCTTTTCCTGAAAGATGATTACAAGTAAGTACATTACTAGGGCAAGCGACAGAATTATCCATTTGATTTCCATAAACACTCCAGATAAAAAACGGTGGTTTCGATACACCGCTATTGCGGCACTTAACCACCGTTTTTAATTTCATTGTATTATTTTATTACACGTTAAACTTGAAGAACAGAACATCTCCGTCCTGAACAACGTATTCCTTACCTTCCTGTCGGTACTTGCCGGCTGCCTTGATTGCAGCTTCGTCTTTGTACTGGCGAAGGTCGTCGATTGTGTATGCTTCGGCCTTAATAAAGCCTTTTTCAAAGTCTGTGTGGATTACACCGGCAGCACGTGGAGCTTTGTCACCTGCGTGAATTGTCCAGGCACGGCATTCATCTGGTCCGCCTGTAAAGAAGGTACGGAGTCCCATCAAGTGATATGTCTTGCGTGCAAGAACTGCGAGACCACTTTCTGTAAGACCAACACTTTCCATAAAGTCTTTGCGGTCTGCTTCATCTGTAATTTCTGCCAAATCAGCTTCGAACTTACCGCAGATTACAACAACTTCAGAGTTTTCTTCTGCAGCATATTTCTTTACGATTTCAACATATTTGTTTGTTTGAGCTTCAATAGAAGCTTCATCAACGTTAGCTACATAAATTGTAGGCTTCATTGTAAGAAGGAACATATCGTAAAGTGCATTCTTTTCGTCGTCTGTAAGATTTGCTGTGCGGGCACATTTTCCGTCCTGAAGAAGCGGCTTAATTTTTGCAACAGCAGAAATCCATGGTGCGTATTTCTTTTCTTCTTCTTTTCCGAGAGAGCGGATAGCGCGTGTTACCTTGTCCTGGCGTGCTTCAATTGTATTCAAGTCTGCCTGGCAGAGCTCCCAGTTGATTGTAAGAATATCAGTTTCAGGATCAATTGGAGCTGCTTCGTTTGCATTGTCGCGAACGTGCATAATATCAGGGTTATCAAAACAGCGAACAACGTGAGCAATTACAGAACACTCGCGGATGTTTGCAAGGAACTTGTTTCCAAGACCTTCACCGTTACTTGCACCCTTAATCAAGCCTGCAATATCAACAAACTTTACGCTTGCAGGTGTCTTCTTTTTAGGATTATGAATGCTAGCAAGGAAGTCGAGACGCTCATCAGGCAAATCAACAATACCAATGTTAGGATCAATTGTACAGAAAGGGAAATTCTCTGCCGCAGCAGGAGCCGCAGTCAAAGCCGAAAAAATAGTAGACTTTCCAACGTTTGGAAGTCCAACGATACCACATTCAAGTGCCATATATTTTACCTCAAAATTATTATCAGATTATGCCTGTTCAACAGCTTTTGCCAGCTGATCAGCGCAGCTTGTGCTCTTAAAACCGCAGGTGTTGCCCTTAAGTTTTGCAACAATTTCTTCGGCTGTCATGCCGTCGCAGAGCTTGGAAATTGCCTTAAGGTTGCCGTTACAGCCGCCTTCGAAACTGATGTTTGTGATTGTGCCGTCATCGTTCTTTGTAAAAGTAATAGAGCGTGCACAAACGCCCTGAGTCTTATAAGTTGTTTCCATATAATAGATAATATAATGAAAAGGGGAGGATTTAACAAGAACGGTCTCTGAACGTATCTTTTCGATTTTTGAGCGGAATTGAAGGTTTATATTTCTTCCAGTTCGTCGAGTTCTGCCATATTGTCTAAATCGTCTGAATCTTTGTCTTGAGCCGCTTCATCTATAAGTGAATCTGCCATAAATTCCGTGTTATCAAAAATATAATCACTATGACGCGCAAGTACATGACTGAAGTCTACACAGAGGACCTTATAAAGATATTGCTGCTCGCTTACAATGGTATCAAAATCTTCCAGAACAAATTTTGAAATAGCAGGATCCAGCTCACCAGCTTCTGTCATTTTTGTGATTATCGATTTTGTTTTATCTGTGGAGAACTCGGCTTTATAACTTCGGCTGTCATTAAGTGCACTTGTAATGTCTGCAACTGTAAGGATTCTTTGGATAAGATTCAGTTTATCACCGGTAAGATGCTGCGGGTATCCTGTTCCGTTCAGCTTTTCGTGATGGCGGTAAACGTTTTCAATAATCTGTTCTGGCGCATGACCGGAAAGAATCCTTTTTGAATGATTTACATGATGCTTCATAATGTCCATATCTTCCGGGGAAAGCTTTCCTGGAAATTCAAGAATACGCTGAGGTGTTGCAATTTTTCCAATGTCATGAAGAATCGCACTGCAGTAAAGTTCCGAAAGTTCTTCCGGATTAAGTTTCATTCTCTTTCCCAGAGAGAGGGCATAACACGAAGTGTTTATTGCATGACTTACTGTATATGTGCTTTTAAAATCCAGAAAATAAATCAAAAGTTTTTCGAGCATTTCTGAATCTTTTTTTTCAAATGTAATTGTGTTCAGATAATCTGATAATTCATCAACAAAGTTATCATCTTTTACTGCTTCAACAAGAACATTATCTCTATTTGCAATATTAAAGGCTCTCACATATTCAGTATCAAAATAGCCTGGGGCAATCTCGTTAATATTTTCCGGTAAGTATTCATCTCCATGATGATAAAGATAGGCACTTATTCTTGCGCACAGATAAATGATAGCTTTATATTTTTCCTGATAAAGGAAATGCTTCATGTCCTCGTTAAATGGCTGTGTAAAATTTTCAAGGGCAAGCGCATCATCTCCCAGAGGTGTCATGTATTTTAGATAGTAACATGAAAAGACGTATTTACTTGTGATTTGTTTTTCTTCTGAGAAAAAATCAATATTAGTGTCGTGAGGATTGTAGCCGAAAATAGTGTCTTCCCTGAAATATCCGAGAGTGTGATATAAGGCAAGTACAACTATATTTCTGGTATTAAGACGATTATCGTTAATAGTTTCAGTGAGTTTCCAGGCCAGATAAGCTGTTCTGAGACTGTGGAAAGTAATATTCTTGTTTATACTTCCCAACATCTTTAGAGATATATGAATTATCTGAGCTGGTGTTAGAATCTGTGTTAAAGAATCTAAACTCTCTTGAATATGACTCATCCTACTCCATTATCGGCAAATGGCTACATAAAAGTGAATTACGGAATCAAGCGGTTAAGTGTGTAGTCTCGTTGCCTCCAGTTTTTATCTACTTTGACCTGTAAATCAAGGTCAATTTTCTGAATATAAATTTCGCTGAGTTTTCGCACAGCAGCAGTTCTGATTTCTTTGATTTTTGAAGCGCCTTTTCCGATTACGATTCCCTTCTGGCTTTCGCGTTCAACACAGAGGAAGGCGCGGATCCATAATTTCTTTCCTTCGTTGCGGTGCTCAATATCTGCAACTTCAACATAAACTGCATGAGGAATTTCATCCTGAAGACGGTTGATTGCCTCTCCACGGATTATTTCACAGACACGGAAAGTAAGATCCTGGTCGGTGTAAAGCTCTTCATCATAAACTGGCTCTCCTTCCGGAGAAATATCATAAAGTGCTTTCAGGACTTCATTTATTCCAGTATCTTTTTCGGCCGACATTTCGAAAATGCGGCTGCCTGGAATATTTGGCAGCTGTTCACTTACAAACTGACGTACTGGAAGTGGGCGGCTGGCTGGTAAATCACACTTGTTGATTGCAACAACAACCTTCGACTGCAAGGCTTTGAGAAGGGCAGCAGTTTTCGCCTCTTCTTCACCAGGGGCTCGGGTAGAGTCAATTACATAAAGAACACAGTCGATTCCTTCGAGCTGGCTTTCTGTAACGTTTCTAAGACGAAGGTTGAGTTTCTTTTCTGAATCATGATAGCCAGGTGTATCAATAAAAATCAGCTGGCCGAAAGAAGTATTTACAATACCTTTAATTGCGTTTCGGGTTGTCTGCGGAATAGGAGAAACAATACTTACAGGTTCCTGGCAGGCAGTGTTGAGAAAGGTAGATTTTCCGGCACTAGGGCGTCCTATGATTGCAACAACGGCTGTGCGCAGAGGTTCATTATTTTCGTTAGATTTAATTTCATCACTCATATTTTTACTATTATATCAGTAGATTTCTCTCCCCGCAACAATAGAAAATAACCTAGCATTTTGAAAATAACTGTGTTAAAATATTCTATTATGACTGATTTTAAGGTTCATAACGGAAAGCCTATGGGCTTTGGCGCGGTGCTTACTGAAAGCGGCGTGAATTTTTCCATTTATAGCCGTGATGCAACAAAAGTGAGCCTTGTGCTTTTTGAAAGTGAATATGACCAGAAGCCTGGCCGTGTGGTTGAGTTTGATCCTCATGCAAACCGCACTGGCGATGTATGGCACATTTTTATAGAAGGACTTAGAGAGGGAGCACTTTATCTTTATAAGGTTGATGGACCATACATTCCTCCAAAAGGACTTCGTTTTAATTCCAATAAATATCTTTTTGATCCATATGCTAAAGCATTTACCTCTGGATCTGTTTTCCGTTCATATAACAAACAGTGGAAGCAGGGCTTTGAAGGAAATATCGGCGGAGAACTTCAGGATCTTTCTGATTTCCCGAAATGTGTTGTAGTAAAAGATGATGCTTTTGACTGGGAAGGTGACCGCCCGTTAAACAGACCTCTTGAGCATACTGTAATTTATGAAACCCACGTAAAGGGCTTTACTGCTTCAGAAACTTCCGGAGTTCCTCGGGAAATTGCGGGTACATACCGCGGATTTGAGGAAAAAGTTGAGTATCTGAAGTCTCTTGGAATTACCGCCGTAGAGTTTCTTCCTGTTTTTGAATTTGATGAAAATGAAAACGCTAATACAAATCCACGAACAGGGGAGTTGCTTGTAAATTACTGGGGCTACAGTACAATCGGATTCTTTGCCCCAAAAACAAGCTATTCTGCAGACCGAAGTCCGGGTGGACCTGTACGTGAGTTCAAGCAGATGGTAAAAACTCTGCATAAGGCCGGAATTGAAGTAATTCTTGATGTAGTTTACAACCATACAGCAGAGGGAAACGAGCGCGGTTATACCTTTGAGTTCCGCGGACTTCAAAACGATGTTTATTATTCTCTTCCTGCAACCGATCAGAATTATTACATGAATTTCAGTGGCTGTGGAAACAGTATGAACTGTAATAATCCTGTTACAGCACAGTTTATTTTAGACAGTCTGCGTTACTGGGTTCTGGAAATGCATGTAGACGGTTTCCGTTTTGATCTTGCGTCTATATTAACCCGTGCACAGAACGGAGCTCCTATTTCCAATGATCTGCCACTGCTTACAGCTGCTATAAATGATGATCCTGTTCTGGCTAAAACTAAAATAATTGCTGAACCTTGGGATTGTGCAGGCTTGTATCAGCTTGGCGGATTCCCCGGTGGACGGAATAACCGCTGGAGTGAATGGAATGGCCGGTTCCGTGATGATATGAGACGGTTCCTTCGTGGTGATGAGCATCTTTCTACTGCCGCAGCTACCCGTATAAGCGGAAGTTCAGACTGTTATAATCATGATGGCCGTTCACCGCTTTCTTCCATCAATTTTATTACTGCACATGATGGTTTTACGCTCAATGACCTTGTAAGTTATAACGGAAAACATAATGAAGAAAACGGTGAATGCAATCGTGACGGTTCTGATGAAAATTTAAGCTATAACAATGGTTTTGAAGGGGATTGTACCAATCCAAAAATTGAACAGTCCCGCCTTAGAACCATTAAAAACTTTTTGATTTACCTGATGGTTTCGCAGGGAGTTCCGATGCTGCTCGGTGGTGATGAAATCCGCCGTACCCAGCAGGGAAATAATAATGCATACTGTCAGGATAATGAACTCAGCTGGTTTAACTGGAATCTTGCAGATAAAAATAAAGGTCTTTTGCGTTTTACTTCCAGACTTATAGAAATGCGCCGTGCTCATAATATTTTCAGCCGTGTAAAATTCTTCAGAGATACTTATGAGACGGGTGCAATTCCAGAAATATCATGGTATGATATAAATGCAAAGGTACCAGACTGGGCAAAAATGAATCGGTTCCTTGCGTTTAAGCTGGATGGTCTTGAAGTTGACAATGATTTTTACGTTGCAACAAATCTTGATCAGTATGACCTTACAATTACATTACCGACATTACCAGGAAACAAAAAATGGCACCGCGTTGCGGACACTGCGTTTGAGAGTCCTGATGATATATTAGAAAGAGGAAACGAGGAGCTTTTGACTGAGCAGAGAAGGTATGTTCTGATATCAGGAGCTACTGTAGTTTTAATGAGTAAATAGATTTCCGGAGGTTTATTTATTATGGAATTCAACAAAGAAGAGTTTAAGGCGAATCTTTCAGCAAGACTTCGCCGTCAGTACGGAAAGGATATTTCACAGGCAAATAAGCACGACCTTTTTGATGCGGTTTCTGCTTCTGCGCTCGAATTGATTATGCCTAACTGGATGGCAACCCGCAACGAGTATGATAAAAAGCCTACAAAACAGCTTTATTATCTTTCAGCTGAGTTTTTAATGGGACGTGCTCTCAGTAATAACCTCATTAACTGCGGTATCAAAGAATCTGTAAATGAAGTTCTTAAAGAAATGAATATAGACTTCAACATGATTGAAGATGAAGAGCCTGATGCAGGTCTTGGAAACGGTGGTCTTGGCCGCCTTGCAGCCTGCTTCCTTGATTCTCTTGCAACCCTGGACTACCCTGGACACGGATACGGAATCCGCTATGAATACGGTATGTTCGAGCAGCGCATTGAAGACGGCTATCAGGTTGAATATCCAGATAACTGGCTGCAGCACCGCGACCCTTGGGAAATCAAACGTTCTGACCTTGCAGTAACTGTAAAGTTCGGCGGAAACATTGCTTACGGAAAAACTCCGGACGGACAGCCTCGCTTCTTCATCGAAAATGCAGAAGAAGTAACAGCTACTCCTTATGATATGCCAATCATCGGTTTTGATACAAAGACTGTAAATACTTTGCGTTTGTGGCAGGCATCGAGCCCTAACGGATTCGACCTTCAGCTCTTCAACAACATGGATTATAACCGTGCCGTAGAACGCCAGAACAGCGCAGAAAATATCAGCCGCGTTTTGTATCCAAACGATAACGGTCCAAGCGGAAAGGCTCTCCGCCTCAAGCAGCAGTATTTCTTCTCTTCTGCTTCGCTCCAGGACCTCGTTCGCCATTATGTAGCAGACTACGGAACAGATTTCTCTAAGTTTGCTGAGCTCCACGTAATTCAGCTCAACGATACACACCCTGTAGTTGCAATTCCTGAACTTATGCGTATTTTGATTGATGAATACAATGTAAGCTGGGATGAATCATGGGATGTAGTAACTCATACATTCGCTTATACAAACCACACAATTCTTGCAGAAGCTCTTGAGAAGTGGCCAATTGAAATCTTCCAGGGACTTCTTCCACGTGTATATCAGATTGTTGAGGAAATCAACCGCCGTCTCGTAATTGAGCTGCGCCAGAAGTTCCCTAACGATTACTACAAGCACGAGCACATGGCAATCATCCATAACAACATGGTTTATATGGCATGGATGGCAATTCACGCCTGCTTCAGCGTAAACGGTGTTGCAGAACTCCATACAGAGCTTTTGAAGACTGCAGAACTTAAAGACTGGTACACACTTTATCCAGAGAAGTTCAACAACAAGACAAACGGTATTACACAGCGCCGCTGGCTCTTGAATGCTAACCCTAAGCTTGCTGCTTTCATTACAGAAAGAATCGGTCACGGCTGGGAAAAAGAATTGTCTAAGCTTAAGGATCTTGAAAAATATATTGATGATGATGCTTCAATCAACGAACTCATCAAAATCAAGACAGAAAACAAGCAGGCTCTTGCAGATTACCTCAAGCACGCTCAGAATGAGTTCCTTGACCCTGAAAGTATT
The Treponema bryantii DNA segment above includes these coding regions:
- the glgX gene encoding glycogen debranching protein GlgX, encoding MTDFKVHNGKPMGFGAVLTESGVNFSIYSRDATKVSLVLFESEYDQKPGRVVEFDPHANRTGDVWHIFIEGLREGALYLYKVDGPYIPPKGLRFNSNKYLFDPYAKAFTSGSVFRSYNKQWKQGFEGNIGGELQDLSDFPKCVVVKDDAFDWEGDRPLNRPLEHTVIYETHVKGFTASETSGVPREIAGTYRGFEEKVEYLKSLGITAVEFLPVFEFDENENANTNPRTGELLVNYWGYSTIGFFAPKTSYSADRSPGGPVREFKQMVKTLHKAGIEVILDVVYNHTAEGNERGYTFEFRGLQNDVYYSLPATDQNYYMNFSGCGNSMNCNNPVTAQFILDSLRYWVLEMHVDGFRFDLASILTRAQNGAPISNDLPLLTAAINDDPVLAKTKIIAEPWDCAGLYQLGGFPGGRNNRWSEWNGRFRDDMRRFLRGDEHLSTAAATRISGSSDCYNHDGRSPLSSINFITAHDGFTLNDLVSYNGKHNEENGECNRDGSDENLSYNNGFEGDCTNPKIEQSRLRTIKNFLIYLMVSQGVPMLLGGDEIRRTQQGNNNAYCQDNELSWFNWNLADKNKGLLRFTSRLIEMRRAHNIFSRVKFFRDTYETGAIPEISWYDINAKVPDWAKMNRFLAFKLDGLEVDNDFYVATNLDQYDLTITLPTLPGNKKWHRVADTAFESPDDILERGNEELLTEQRRYVLISGATVVLMSK
- a CDS encoding glycogen/starch/alpha-glucan phosphorylase, with the protein product MEFNKEEFKANLSARLRRQYGKDISQANKHDLFDAVSASALELIMPNWMATRNEYDKKPTKQLYYLSAEFLMGRALSNNLINCGIKESVNEVLKEMNIDFNMIEDEEPDAGLGNGGLGRLAACFLDSLATLDYPGHGYGIRYEYGMFEQRIEDGYQVEYPDNWLQHRDPWEIKRSDLAVTVKFGGNIAYGKTPDGQPRFFIENAEEVTATPYDMPIIGFDTKTVNTLRLWQASSPNGFDLQLFNNMDYNRAVERQNSAENISRVLYPNDNGPSGKALRLKQQYFFSSASLQDLVRHYVADYGTDFSKFAELHVIQLNDTHPVVAIPELMRILIDEYNVSWDESWDVVTHTFAYTNHTILAEALEKWPIEIFQGLLPRVYQIVEEINRRLVIELRQKFPNDYYKHEHMAIIHNNMVYMAWMAIHACFSVNGVAELHTELLKTAELKDWYTLYPEKFNNKTNGITQRRWLLNANPKLAAFITERIGHGWEKELSKLKDLEKYIDDDASINELIKIKTENKQALADYLKHAQNEFLDPESIFDVQVKRLHEYKRQLLNILHVMYIYNRLVEDPDYNPPARTFIFGAKAASGYRRAKSIIKLINTVAERINNDRRVRGKIRVVFVENYRVSVAEKIFPAADVSEQISTAGLEASGTSNMKFMLNGALTLGTMDGANIEIFEEAGKENGFVFGLLTEEIKKMEAEHSYNPQEYLDCNPALAKVVEQLVDGTYDPTHQLFKELHDSLVYGVEGQRPDVYYVLADFDSYCKAKEKIAAAYGDKKQWAKMALKNIANAGKFSSDRTIEDYVRDIWHLKKVEVK